The Flavobacterium psychrophilum genome includes a region encoding these proteins:
- a CDS encoding acetyl-coenzyme A carboxylase carboxyl transferase subunit beta — MAWFKRTEKGITTPTEDKKDVPKGLWYKSPTGKIVDAEELAKNFYVSPEDGYHVRIGSKEYFKILFDDNEFTEFDKNMTSKDTLKFVDTKKYGDRIKEATEKTKLKDAVRTAVGKSKGKDLVIACMDFAFIGGSMGAVVGEKIARAIDHSIKNNIPFVMISKSGGARMMEAAYSLMQLAKTSAKLAQLAEAKIPYISLCTDPTTGGTTASYAMLGDVNISEPGALIGFAGPRVVKDTTGKDLPEGFQTAEFVLEHGFLDFITPRKELKDKINLYLDLVLNQPVR, encoded by the coding sequence ATGGCTTGGTTTAAAAGAACAGAAAAAGGGATAACAACACCAACCGAAGACAAAAAAGACGTACCTAAAGGTTTATGGTACAAGTCGCCAACCGGTAAAATTGTTGATGCAGAAGAACTTGCCAAAAACTTTTATGTTAGTCCGGAAGACGGCTACCACGTAAGGATAGGCAGCAAAGAGTACTTCAAAATCCTTTTTGACGATAACGAGTTTACAGAGTTTGATAAAAACATGACTTCTAAGGACACCCTTAAGTTTGTTGATACCAAAAAGTATGGCGACCGTATTAAGGAAGCTACCGAGAAGACTAAGCTTAAAGATGCAGTAAGAACTGCTGTAGGAAAGTCTAAAGGTAAAGATCTTGTTATAGCATGTATGGATTTCGCTTTTATTGGCGGATCTATGGGAGCTGTGGTAGGTGAAAAAATAGCACGTGCTATTGATCACTCTATCAAAAACAACATCCCGTTTGTAATGATCTCAAAATCTGGTGGTGCAAGGATGATGGAAGCAGCTTACTCACTTATGCAGTTAGCTAAAACATCGGCAAAGCTGGCGCAGCTGGCAGAAGCTAAAATTCCTTACATCTCACTTTGTACAGATCCTACTACGGGAGGGACAACAGCTTCTTACGCTATGCTAGGCGATGTAAACATCTCTGAACCGGGAGCCCTGATAGGCTTTGCTGGACCTCGTGTTGTAAAAGACACAACAGGTAAAGATTTACCTGAAGGTTTCCAAACCGCAGAATTTGTATTGGAGCATGGTTTCCTTGACTTCATTACACCACGTAAAGAGTTAAAAGACAAAATAAACTTATACCTGGATCTTGTATTGAACCAGCCTGTAAGATAA
- a CDS encoding ABC transporter permease, with protein MLLYLRLLKESLSFAMNALTNNKLRTFLSLLGVTIGIFSIIAVLAAVDSLDRKIKKDMSSVDKNTMYLKRFSFGPSEIPRWKREQFPDVKFDEYQYLKDNVSSIQEVAFQIFTKSETVRYENESASNVNVVPVSYEFTDIQSLKIEHGRFYNESESNSGTPVAVIGFEIAQTLFGGANPLEKKIRMYGKKFTVIGVLEKQGQGMFGENNDTAVIIPVNVLRNMYGDHNDFMTPIIIIKPKAGEDAEAVKAEVTQKLRNYRGIKATETDNFIIDILSGFTDLIDNIIGQLNIIGWIISCFSLLVGGFGIANIMFVSVKERTNLIGIQKALGAKNRFILFQFLFEAVILSLIGGIFGMLMVWGIAVLVSNMIDFEFVLGFSNIIIGTGLATFIGLLSGILPAISASKLDPVEAIRSGM; from the coding sequence ATGCTTTTATACCTGCGTTTACTCAAAGAAAGCCTTTCATTTGCCATGAATGCGCTTACCAATAACAAGCTGCGTACGTTTCTTTCGCTGCTTGGGGTTACTATAGGCATCTTTTCTATCATTGCCGTATTGGCAGCGGTAGACTCCCTGGACCGTAAAATTAAGAAAGACATGAGCTCGGTAGATAAAAACACGATGTACCTTAAGCGTTTTTCTTTCGGGCCCAGCGAAATCCCAAGGTGGAAGAGGGAGCAATTTCCTGATGTTAAGTTTGATGAATATCAGTATTTAAAAGATAATGTGTCTTCAATACAGGAAGTTGCCTTTCAGATTTTTACCAAAAGCGAAACTGTTCGTTATGAAAATGAATCGGCAAGCAATGTAAATGTTGTACCTGTGTCGTATGAATTTACAGATATCCAAAGCTTAAAAATTGAGCACGGGCGTTTTTATAACGAGTCCGAATCGAATTCCGGTACTCCCGTTGCAGTTATAGGATTTGAGATAGCACAGACGCTTTTTGGTGGCGCAAATCCGCTTGAAAAGAAAATAAGAATGTACGGTAAGAAGTTTACCGTTATCGGGGTACTCGAAAAGCAGGGGCAGGGTATGTTCGGCGAAAATAACGATACGGCTGTAATTATCCCTGTTAATGTATTGCGCAACATGTATGGCGATCATAACGATTTTATGACACCTATTATAATAATAAAGCCAAAAGCAGGTGAGGATGCAGAAGCCGTTAAAGCAGAAGTAACACAAAAACTTCGTAATTATAGAGGTATTAAGGCAACCGAAACAGATAACTTTATTATAGATATTTTATCGGGCTTTACCGACCTGATTGATAATATAATAGGACAGCTTAATATTATCGGTTGGATCATTAGCTGCTTCTCATTACTGGTAGGCGGATTTGGTATTGCGAATATTATGTTCGTTTCTGTAAAAGAGCGTACTAATCTTATAGGTATACAAAAAGCCTTAGGTGCTAAAAACAGATTTATTTTATTTCAGTTTCTTTTTGAGGCGGTAATTCTTTCGCTCATTGGCGGAATATTTGGTATGCTAATGGTTTGGGGTATTGCAGTGTTGGTAAGTAATATGATTGACTTTGAGTTTGTGCTTGGCTTCTCTAATATTATTATCGGTACCGGGCTGGCAACTTTTATTGGATTGCTTTCGGGTATCTTACCTGCAATATCGGCATCGAAACTAGATCCTGTTGAGGCAATACGAAGTGGAATGTAA
- a CDS encoding phosphoribosylaminoimidazolecarboxamide formyltransferase produces MSIKKISSALISVFDKDGLEPIVKKLHEQGVTFYSTGGTEAFIKDLGIPVVPVEDVTSYPSILGGRVKTLHPKVFGGILNRQDHEGDVQQMQEFNIPQIDVVIVDLYPFEKTVASGASEADIIEKIDIGGISLIRAAAKNFKDTVIVASVNEYADFLDVITKNNGGTTLEERKQFATKAFHTSSHYDTAIFNYFNEDETFFKESVSNGQVLRYGENPHQKGFFFGDFDKMFTKLHGKELSYNNLLDVDAAVNLIAEFKNDGPTFAILKHNNACGIATRETVKEAYLDALAGDPTSAFGGVLISNVKIDKAAADEINSLFCEVVIAPGFDDDAAAVLQEKKNRILLVQNEVELPTKQVRTCLNGLLVQDKDNITDNKEHLTTVTVTSPTTQEIEDLLFASKICKHTKSNTIVFAKNKQLYASGTGQTSRVDALRHAVEKAGAFNFDLNGAVMASDAFFPFPDCVELAKNAGITAVIQPGGSIKDELSINYCNENNVAMVFTGTRHFKH; encoded by the coding sequence ATGAGCATCAAAAAAATTTCATCAGCACTTATTTCGGTATTTGACAAAGACGGTCTTGAACCAATTGTAAAAAAACTACATGAGCAGGGTGTAACGTTCTATTCTACAGGCGGTACCGAAGCTTTCATTAAAGACCTGGGCATACCGGTAGTGCCAGTGGAAGATGTTACCTCATACCCGTCTATTCTTGGCGGAAGGGTAAAAACCCTTCACCCAAAAGTTTTCGGAGGAATCCTTAACCGTCAGGACCACGAAGGCGACGTTCAGCAGATGCAGGAATTCAATATCCCGCAGATCGACGTTGTAATCGTAGACCTTTACCCATTTGAAAAAACTGTAGCTTCAGGAGCTTCTGAAGCTGATATTATAGAAAAAATTGACATCGGCGGTATTTCACTTATCCGTGCAGCTGCCAAAAACTTTAAGGATACTGTAATTGTAGCTTCGGTAAACGAATATGCAGATTTCCTTGATGTAATTACTAAAAACAACGGAGGCACAACTCTTGAAGAGCGTAAGCAATTCGCGACTAAAGCATTCCACACATCGTCTCATTACGATACTGCTATTTTTAATTACTTTAATGAAGACGAGACTTTCTTTAAAGAAAGCGTTAGTAATGGCCAGGTGCTTCGTTACGGAGAAAACCCTCACCAAAAAGGTTTCTTCTTTGGAGATTTCGACAAAATGTTCACTAAACTTCACGGAAAAGAGTTATCTTACAACAACTTACTAGATGTAGATGCTGCCGTTAACCTTATAGCTGAATTTAAAAACGACGGGCCTACGTTTGCTATCCTTAAACACAATAACGCTTGTGGTATCGCTACAAGAGAAACAGTAAAAGAAGCTTACCTTGATGCCCTTGCCGGAGACCCTACATCTGCATTTGGCGGTGTATTAATCTCTAACGTAAAAATTGACAAGGCTGCAGCAGATGAAATAAACAGTCTTTTCTGCGAAGTGGTAATCGCTCCCGGATTTGATGACGATGCAGCAGCTGTGCTTCAGGAGAAGAAAAACAGAATTTTATTAGTTCAAAACGAGGTAGAACTACCTACAAAACAGGTTCGTACGTGTCTTAATGGACTATTAGTTCAGGATAAAGACAATATTACCGACAATAAAGAGCACCTTACTACCGTTACAGTAACATCACCTACTACACAGGAAATTGAAGACCTGCTTTTTGCTTCTAAAATATGCAAGCACACAAAATCTAACACGATCGTGTTTGCTAAAAATAAACAGCTTTACGCTTCGGGAACAGGACAGACTTCCCGAGTTGACGCTTTAAGGCATGCTGTAGAAAAAGCCGGAGCCTTTAACTTCGACCTAAATGGCGCTGTTATGGCCAGCGACGCGTTTTTCCCTTTCCCGGATTGCGTTGAACTAGCTAAAAACGCCGGAATTACTGCGGTTATACAACCCGGAGGTTCAATTAAAGACGAACTTAGTATTAACTACTGCAACGAAAACAATGTTGCAATGGTATTTACAGGAACCCGTCATTTCAAACATTAA